From a region of the Rhipicephalus microplus isolate Deutch F79 chromosome X, USDA_Rmic, whole genome shotgun sequence genome:
- the LOC119175802 gene encoding golgin subfamily A member 7 isoform X1 — translation MASGQQVSSLLQNQAGHEGSRIPNKVFIQRDYSEGTSVKFQTKFPQELEGLIERHMFDQMVTTINSIYSEAERMSSKTFCEGFMACLTAYLLYMCTETHYEKFLKQATAYIHEQNETVYGPRGLHITDPIERGLRVIEITILSEQSARS, via the exons ATGGCATCGGGCCAG CAGGTGTCTTCACTTTTGCAGAACCAAGCAGGCCATGAGGGAAGCCGCATTCCAAACAAGGTGTTCATTCAGAGGGACTACTCTGAGGGAACATCGGTCAAGTTCCAGACCAAGTTTCCACAAGAGCTGGAAGGCCTG ATAGAAAGGCACATGTTCGATCAGATGGTCACCACAATCAACTCTATATACTCTGAAGCTGAAAGAATGAGTAGCAAGACATTTTGTGAAGGCTTCATGGCATGCCTCACTGCATACTTACTATACATGTGTACTGAAACCCATTACGAGAAG TTTTTGAAGCAAGCCACTGCTTACATTCACGAACAGAATGAGACTGTTTATGGCCCACGTGGCCTCCACATCACAGATCCCATTGAAAGGGGCCTGCGAGTT ATAGAAATCACCATCTTGAGCGAACAAAGTGCACGATCATGA
- the LOC119175802 gene encoding golgin subfamily A member 7 isoform X3, translating to MASGQQVSSLLQNQAGHEGSRIPNKVFIQRDYSEGTSVKFQTKFPQELEGLIERHMFDQMVTTINSIYSEAERMSSKTFCEGFMACLTAYLLYMCTETHYEKFLKQATAYIHEQNETVYGPRGLHITDPIERGLRVKSPS from the exons ATGGCATCGGGCCAG CAGGTGTCTTCACTTTTGCAGAACCAAGCAGGCCATGAGGGAAGCCGCATTCCAAACAAGGTGTTCATTCAGAGGGACTACTCTGAGGGAACATCGGTCAAGTTCCAGACCAAGTTTCCACAAGAGCTGGAAGGCCTG ATAGAAAGGCACATGTTCGATCAGATGGTCACCACAATCAACTCTATATACTCTGAAGCTGAAAGAATGAGTAGCAAGACATTTTGTGAAGGCTTCATGGCATGCCTCACTGCATACTTACTATACATGTGTACTGAAACCCATTACGAGAAG TTTTTGAAGCAAGCCACTGCTTACATTCACGAACAGAATGAGACTGTTTATGGCCCACGTGGCCTCCACATCACAGATCCCATTGAAAGGGGCCTGCGAGTT AAATCACCATCTTGA
- the LOC119175802 gene encoding golgin subfamily A member 7 isoform X2, with protein sequence MASGQVSSLLQNQAGHEGSRIPNKVFIQRDYSEGTSVKFQTKFPQELEGLIERHMFDQMVTTINSIYSEAERMSSKTFCEGFMACLTAYLLYMCTETHYEKFLKQATAYIHEQNETVYGPRGLHITDPIERGLRVIEITILSEQSARS encoded by the exons ATGGCATCGGGCCAG GTGTCTTCACTTTTGCAGAACCAAGCAGGCCATGAGGGAAGCCGCATTCCAAACAAGGTGTTCATTCAGAGGGACTACTCTGAGGGAACATCGGTCAAGTTCCAGACCAAGTTTCCACAAGAGCTGGAAGGCCTG ATAGAAAGGCACATGTTCGATCAGATGGTCACCACAATCAACTCTATATACTCTGAAGCTGAAAGAATGAGTAGCAAGACATTTTGTGAAGGCTTCATGGCATGCCTCACTGCATACTTACTATACATGTGTACTGAAACCCATTACGAGAAG TTTTTGAAGCAAGCCACTGCTTACATTCACGAACAGAATGAGACTGTTTATGGCCCACGTGGCCTCCACATCACAGATCCCATTGAAAGGGGCCTGCGAGTT ATAGAAATCACCATCTTGAGCGAACAAAGTGCACGATCATGA